The region ctttccttggcaaacacctgtccttcaaaccaggacaccccagttacagggctttcaaaggaatgaacagaaacctttttgtttcaaggccaaaacaaaagaatttatgtgtccctgctggcaaagcatccacatgcttggctgggtgggaagaaccCTTTTTGAAGGGGTTTCCACCCCACCATCTCCAAAATTGCGGGGTTTGCCCCAATATGTTcccatttggctgtggaagatgcccatgagccagaaaggattaaaatgatggatttctattggagaagacctccaaggccattcagtgttgcttgatgccaccagaagatgcaaagagtgagatttttctcgGGTCAGAAGTCGACAAACGTGCTCTTCACAatggatttctgatgttgatctgtggatatgtccaggtgctcaagggaagccaggaggatgaagagCCGCCCAGCCAGGTGTCTTCCTGACATGGATCAccggggctctgcccaccagGGGTCACTCGGcatcatccagcacagatcctgccatggagaatggagctggagcagcacatgaagctcttcctgcacttgatttgcagggcttcccttagTGGTGCCTCCATTGGTGTTTGGTCAGGTGAGAGCTCTGTgaaaagctcttcccacactcagaACACtcatagggcctctccccagtgtggatgcgccggtgggTGACGAGGTTGGAGTTGTGCCTGAAGCCCTTCCCGTAGTcggggcagcagaagggcctcTCCTCTATGTGAATGCGCTGGTGCAGGAGGAGACTGGAGCTGGTCAGAAACCTCTTGCTGCATTTATCACACTCATAGGGCTGTTCCCCTGTGTGGATCCTTTGGTGGACAATCAGTTCAGAGCTTGTCCTGAAGCACTTCCCACACTGCCCACACTCATAGGgcatctccccagtgtggatgcgcctGTGGGAGACAAGGCGGGAGTTGTatttgaagcccttcccacagtcagGGCAGCGGAAGGGCCTCTCTTCTGTGTGAATCCGCTGATGCATGACGAGATTGGAGCTGGTCTGAAACCTCTTCCTGCGTATGTCACATtcatagggcctctccccagtgtggatcatCTGGTGGCGGATCAGTTTGAATCTCGTACTGAAGCTCTTTCCACACtccccacactcatagggccGTTCCCCcatgtggattctccagtgCCAGATCAGGGAGGATCtcttgctgaagctcttcccacaatTTGAACACTTGTGGGGCTTATCCGCATCATGAAGATGCTCATGGaaccccagctctgagctctggctgcagctctgtccgGTTCTTTGGCCCTGGTTCTCCTCCTCGGATACCCAAGAACTGTGTTTGCAGCCCATCCTCATGTGGGATCTCCCGGGCTTTTCCTCCTCGCTGGTTTCCTGTGcaatggagctgctccaaacagcctcttccacaaggttctgctgcagggat is a window of Cinclus cinclus unplaced genomic scaffold, bCinCin1.1 SCAFFOLD_136, whole genome shotgun sequence DNA encoding:
- the LOC134057543 gene encoding zinc finger protein 239-like, yielding MDFPFLNLGPMEDEAVRKKNMPPEPQADKELRMETREDKSLQQNLVEEAVWSSSIAQETSEEEKPGRSHMRMGCKHSSWVSEEENQGQRTGQSCSQSSELGFHEHLHDADKPHKCSNCGKSFSKRSSLIWHWRIHMGERPYECGECGKSFSTRFKLIRHQMIHTGERPYECDIRRKRFQTSSNLVMHQRIHTEERPFRCPDCGKGFKYNSRLVSHRRIHTGEMPYECGQCGKCFRTSSELIVHQRIHTGEQPYECDKCSKRFLTSSSLLLHQRIHIEERPFCCPDYGKGFRHNSNLVTHRRIHTGERPYECSECGKSFSQSSHLTKHQWRHH